The following is a genomic window from Vitis vinifera cultivar Pinot Noir 40024 chromosome 6, ASM3070453v1.
GACATGAGAAATATTATGCTCCAAGGACATGCCTACATTTGGAATAGATCATGGTGCCCATGAACCACTTAATTTAAGaatctatattttataaacaggacaaaattttcttttgtaatttttttttcccatgtcTCTTTGATTGTTTTTAAACAGGGCCTTTgccaattttcttttctcatgaATTACGCCATCACACTCACTAGtatcatgttttttattaagtttattttaaataaacaccAAATTTCCAGATGAAGTTATCAATAAATGATTCATCATGTTGGAAAGAAGCCACTTCATTGTATACTGTCAAATTTCCCAGGATATAAAATAGCAGAGAATCTATGTTATGGAGTTCCAAGCATTCTATCTTCTTTCACCATAGCAGGGTATGCATTGGGATGTCATACACATGGTCTCCAACAATATGGCATGCATAGACAGTCAGCTAGATAGGCACTGGACTCAATGTCAATGAGTTTTTTGCCTTCTCCTAGTGTGAAACATAAAACACTGATCTTGTCCTCATCAGCCACAGGATAAGCTGGTGGTCTCATTGTATTTGCACTATTTAAATAACTCCAGAACTTCCCCTGTGCTCTGAACTTATAAACTTAGTTCATCTTTATGTTCAGAATGATGTTGCTATTTGGTTATTACAGCCTTATGGGTTATCTCTATCCAGAAAGGAGATTTATCTGATGAATTTCCTttctccatttttgtttttgttttttttgttttttgtgtgtgtgtgtgtgtgtgtcacAATACATGATTTTTGGAAGAATCCTGCCATGCACTTGtatctttctccttttttcctCTGAGAAATTGTTTTCACCTTTCAGAATCCGAGAAAGGAAGGAATCTGTAACAGTGCTGTTGTGTGGCACTAGTGGCTGTGGCAAATCTACTTTGTCTGCATTACTGgtaattcattcttttttattagaaatactGATGTTCTTTTCTGCAACTTaagatatattatatatagcaCTAAATGTGGGTTTTGCCATTCCTCCCCATTTTCTGCATTTAGAAAATACTTCTTTTAAGTTCTAAGGTGACATTGCAGGCTTTGAAATGTTTTACTGATGATGATCAATAAAAGGAAGTGTATGTATGTGCCAATCTTGCCCTTCCAATATATGATGTACCTAATTGCATTCTAAGTTCAGTCAAGTGATAACTGAATGTGTTAAAACATTTTCTTTGAGAAATTTTTGCAATGGCTCTTTTTTCCCTtgatattttatgttctttggGAGGAAATGTTGCAATGTGAACAATTGAAATACTTGACCTTAGTCTTTTAGGCCATAAGTGGAAACAAAAGCAGCAGACTGATTTCGATAAGTAGTGCGGTTTCTTACATCCAACTTCTCCAACTTATTTTGTTCTACATACTGAGGTTTATGCACTACCTATTGCTTTAAGCTTATCAATGGAGTTTCGATGTGGAAaacatttctttgttttccattttttaatctatttctAACTTTGAGTACTGAAATTGGGCAACAAATATGAGAAACCACATTATTTCTGTAAACATTTACAATTTCAATGGGTCAAAAATTTGAGCCTACCATATCCCTTGCAGGGTAGCAGGTTGGGAATTACGACTGTGATATCTACTGACTCGATTCGGCACATGATGAGGAGTTTTGCAGATGAAAAGCAAAATCCCCTGCTCTGGGCTTCAACCTACCATGCTGGGGAATGTTTGGATCCAGTTGCTGTGTCAGAGGCAAAGGccaaaaggaaagcaaaaaaattagCTCACATTTCACACTCTCGTCCTAAGGATGAGGCATTTGAGGGTTCCAGAACTGGGAAATCTGAAACCCAATCGTCAGAAGTGGGTTCTAGTACTGCTGAATTAATCCGTCCAAAACAGATGGCAATTGAAGGATTTAAGGCACAAAGTGAGATGGTTATTGACAGTCTTGATCGGCTGATCACTGCATGGGAAGAGCGAAAAGAGTCGGTAGTTGTTGAAGGTGTTCACCTAAGTCTAAATTTTGTGGTAAGTGTCTTCactaattctaattttttttttccttctcctgACAAGGAATCTTTTAGTGTTTTGTTTTTAGTTACAATGGTTGTTCCAATTGGCAGATGGGGCTTATGAAGAAACATCCGTCAATCATACCATTCATGATATACATCACAAATGAAGACAAACACTTGGAACGATTTGCTGTTCGTGCAAAGTATATGACACTGGACCCTGCAAAAAACAAATATGTGAAGTATATTCGAAATATCAGAACAATCCAAGAATACCTCTGTAATCGAGCTGACAAACATCTGGTccccaaaataaataatacaaatgttGATAAGAGTGTGGCAGCCATTCATGCAACAGTCTTTGGCTGCCTACGAAGACGTGAGGCAGGGGAGCAACTTTATGACCCCACCACTAACACAGTTACTGTAATTGATGAAGAATACAGGAGTCAGTGTGCGGCCAATTCATTGAGCTCCAAGGGAATGTTTCAACTGATCCAAAGGCAAGGCTCTTTTAGGCATCTGATGGCTCTCGTTAATACTGATGGATCTGTGGCAAAGGCTTGGCCTGTTGATTCATTGGATGGTAATGGGAAGCCTATCCTGGGCAATAGGACTGAGAAGGGAATTGGGATCCCTATGTATGGACCATTGCAGATTGGAAAGGCTGAACCAATTAATCTTCAGTTTGGTCACTTTGGGATAAGTGCTTGGCCCAGTGAAAGTTGTGGTACAAGTCATGCTGGAAGTGTTGATGAGTCAAAAGGTGATGGAACTGAGACTAGTAGTAGATATTACTCTTCTTGCTGCAGCTCACCAAGGATGTCTGATGGACCTTCCAAGGAGGTATTTCCCAACTCCCAAGTGTTATTTTGGAGTTTGTTCAAAATTTGCTCTGTTGGTACTTGGTGCTTGTTATTGCATATgaaataaatcaagaaaatgcAATAGTGCAGAtcattgttttctttgtttctgtTTACTGTTCTATCCGGATGTCTGATTGTTTTCTTGTTCTCCCAGCTGAAGGAGGAACATTCAGTGTTTGGCAGTGATGAAGAGGTTGATGATCCACCTGAGGTGGACAGTGATGAGGATCTCAGCGATGACGCCAACAAGCTGATCCATGAGGAGGTACTAAAATGGCTTAGTGATTTAAATTTTGATGTTGAATTTGAGTTTGATATGAATTTCTGGAATGGTCCTCGAGAATTTGGTGGACTCTTCAGGCCAAGAAATTGTGCCAAATAATTTTGTCATTGGTGATCATTTTATATGGTGAATTTTGTAATGATAGTGACATGTGGCATATCAGTTACGAGAATTAGACGATATAATATATACCTTGTGATGATTTCAAATTAAAGCAGATGGTTGAGGCATTTACCTCTGAGTCATCTTGCTACAAAAACTGTCTCTAAAGTTTTGAACTCTCCTGTAGagtgatataatttttactCCAATTTTCTCTATCTTACAGGAGGGCTCAGTTGATGAGGAATCTACAAAATCAGATGAAGAATATGATGATCTGGCAATGCAGGATATGCAAGAGAATGGAGACTGGTTAGATGATGTTAAACTAGGGCTTGATCATCAGGGGCAATCAGTAGGTATGGTAGGTGACAGGTACAGACAGAATCTAGACCTCTTCCTAAGGAGTAGAACAAGAAATGAGCCGATGTCTGAGCCACCATGCTCTTATGCCGGCAACTTCAAAATGAGAAAACGTTCCCTCAGCATTCCCGCCTTGGGG
Proteins encoded in this region:
- the LOC100258458 gene encoding P-loop NTPase domain-containing protein LPA1 homolog 2; this encodes HPLLRLCGVVRTRFQSIWPSGMAEVAKLTYIAVLDEREKTEKGKESFRYTRAVLQSTLQLMGCKARHAFKISRRVFELMKSECTGDGLVPSGTNFSGLDTSKMHFKKEDGCSTGGCLGKIEAGNCLVVEKDGRSKSVPFELYKRRTTVVVRRETFLDVVCSALTEYKYMGPNQRADLVLACRIRERKESVTVLLCGTSGCGKSTLSALLGSRLGITTVISTDSIRHMMRSFADEKQNPLLWASTYHAGECLDPVAVSEAKAKRKAKKLAHISHSRPKDEAFEGSRTGKSETQSSEVGSSTAELIRPKQMAIEGFKAQSEMVIDSLDRLITAWEERKESVVVEGVHLSLNFVMGLMKKHPSIIPFMIYITNEDKHLERFAVRAKYMTLDPAKNKYVKYIRNIRTIQEYLCNRADKHLVPKINNTNVDKSVAAIHATVFGCLRRREAGEQLYDPTTNTVTVIDEEYRSQCAANSLSSKGMFQLIQRQGSFRHLMALVNTDGSVAKAWPVDSLDGNGKPILGNRTEKGIGIPMYGPLQIGKAEPINLQFGHFGISAWPSESCGTSHAGSVDESKGDGTETSSRYYSSCCSSPRMSDGPSKELKEEHSVFGSDEEVDDPPEVDSDEDLSDDANKLIHEEEGSVDEESTKSDEEYDDLAMQDMQENGDWLDDVKLGLDHQGQSVGMVGDRYRQNLDLFLRSRTRNEPMSEPPCSYAGNFKMRKRSLSIPALGKHGSLINGPILSGASQG